A portion of the Plodia interpunctella isolate USDA-ARS_2022_Savannah chromosome 4, ilPloInte3.2, whole genome shotgun sequence genome contains these proteins:
- the LOC128669194 gene encoding mucin-2-like isoform X9, whose amino-acid sequence MRTVWWCATAVALLAVTSALRTTQVEGASRYNRRQPSPTAADVRSSTEAEPSEAAPTFKPRSSRRQEIPQRAVQTRSQSKRPLQRIDASTEANPSQPRDERNERYDSKRISSRTRSKNIENITTETPKQREPINRSRSRQGIRKTQYSTLQRSTEISSSITDDKSDTVDRIITARKENNADNQFRRRSSSVQTVEAVAPKKLRGRINTRPNARSLDLDVSGTTNGLSSFEKEPTTARNSDLRNSRKLRYKQRLSETDTNLTGEGITASSVVAPVKSSQKNESIPSQSEIQAPVQIVFAETQPTIQSSTETLSSTPASTTTKATKVLKRPLARGKVNFKPSATAPKVPSTDEISEDDNYPESFKALIQAKNASTQASSPSSESLTLKASQKIYKTHATLSQSNTGTSQNKNSRLRHKLNTQDEIKKDEKQEDKIVVTSPEPVKAKKPEFRPRGTYNPRRRKLTSFSPTTVSTNSLDQSTAKPAYKYNRKFKLTTTESPKKETMERSSVESSTSLKKTFVRPTVYYRKSFNRKSSTTERSSEEKSTNSEVSNLKPKIVPRTSYYSRFRNNKNKTSSVEASKEVINDTISVESKTEDNAEMPLIYTLLNNSAKNNTLVSENQIKDNESKEMFIIAVTSKESQEQNIVSETVNAIEENGHKLVISENPTTVKYHAIYKDPDSINRLENVEPTSGSTTPIVRNLQTGRTTRKRTKSYEKDIDIPNTVTPKTREKNIRKYGDSYLKPSEELSSVISSEPDKVKGRFSSKFRASYLDKPFYKPTVPSVTSTTTVEGEEIDLGPDVNAISFTKTRSKLTSADLKLSESLVKPSHIMNVEATHHSPSVTVSIFDALAEILTSTPKPRLSSTTEVSQNQNTNNDVVKPFNGVSNSINVNSVKGFASQDTTSAGANTNAKLVQNTDQTQNVINRLSVGESTQPLNTEDGKFNPVNTLPSTPLSTPTPTTPISARRPFAIKVLYSEQSTDQSTTAPEPTPVNMASTDLPTTVHNTVSDILISSNNIVSSELTSMLSNNIKNIIENMDSDSKTKLSMDMAKLLKTLIPRALDKLATGADNVDIIPNTTPYSLEDIKDTQNIDITNNIDINTSSTNIVQNVMSDIIVNTDSSIGMTVSLTENPTSAVNSPVNTQQTTSTVSVSSSQTTLTTDIMTATTGTTAEFKPSTTNQISSTTSSALQGTDSVDINSSTIANRPVPIPFLSNFRLWEETTTTPVIPISTLSLPSINNNRPKQNLSPLQIWVLSKKARVLKMIEDLIRQHNNEIATATPVTDLIQTNNIPLSNRLTKIMNSFTSTTESNDSTNETNDPTSSTTIPSSVNPLTISKTPNMASSSTNSGVDQETISTTTLPLATTSETSVLSQIGAIETTTMATILNNIESTTITSTTDEILQTTDKILNRNIDDAQPTTQQENTETTTDSMVTETTTQTNIDTTMLDIETTTDSNTESSNKSSTNETNQNIISSIQNRVSDTTIPKKDYFIFGILPNNTVISSSALNIKDSSSLGITTATNKSPAEKSTASHVLSLRTTTMLPSVDEILLNSISTAAKEEMVISSMTSSTHEPRILTLDIDPETKQIRTEKPSDGTGSAVFKFIPIDEVTLAPQNSNVLKLATKTVTTDISMNTASTVTETNTQTPQVQTSKAEDATTSISITMGTPIITEVTESSTSATTITTTTFAPAITTTEAPTSVFASTTRVPTTSTTESAPITLTTEAATNMPTTVSSTFPPTTIPISTITAEEKKRYQEDTQFLQQLLLGTTDPKNFNIQSNSNLFTDLTTTALPSTTVVSLSARQIEEAKLLQALLSAGQNPIVTNTQRNVKGTVSKTTTSRSIDADLKQLEEDTKFLKALLQATGQNPANFNLPTFDIKTTTRAAVPSTTTTTTTTRPTTTTTVPTTTLGTTTSIDADIKKLKEDTKLLQALLQAVGQNPINNPSPPIITGVTSNVRIASNPLTTSLGSNPTTPINVRPVYTSQSTTQAPPQTLVPRTVLNTLQPTTTEAVRISTTINPRRPTTTRSVRPTTVSARKAQVSGGASTTEMPSTSTFSVEEDLVFLKNLKSVLKANPNNDDPEAALANRIIALAVERSLNEIQTGTSPDVRTGKKIANNVNNVIPTTTPRTTTARTTSTTTTTTTTTTTPSTTTVIASNPSLEADIKQFQEDTKLLQALIKATGQDPSQFNIPTLPPLTNVKVSPNIKPEINTDLKVLSNLLTSPSPLTEQFDSITQKPKRGQTKYNDTTDLPFGAKIAVKDDLQTVQDDAKLLKTLVKLQDVRPTTTQRNKLALTGHTSDEALKKLLQQQSPKSGMVSEATQPPMSLSTEYGKSNDALLAALLKEQGFGPTTASSSDEQIRLSALLNQVVVTPKARRTTTPPPPPPPRRPILDGLAWLWQQWRETAPGPTAARPNRRPSPSASPSVATSAATSNRVNWFGSGPFVGNAEDKPSPNRIPLEPPGAVTSEQTPGRGQLVSAAINVTRAFSQFLGAAIQGAAQTVQSVIRAGQRAASDVYVNGSGGSG is encoded by the exons GTGGAAGGCGCATCCAGATATAACAGACGGCAGCCATCGCCGACGGCTGCTGATGTAAGAAGCTCTACAGAAGCAGAACCATCTGAAGCTGCGCCCACTTTCAAACCCAGGAGTAGTAGAAGACAAGAAATACCTCAACGAGCCGTGCAAACAAGGTCTCAATCAAAAAGGCCACTGCAAAGGATAGATGCTTCGACTGAAGCAAATCCAAGCCAACCAAGAGACGAACGTAACGAACGATATGACTCCAAAAGGATTTCTAGTCGAACTCGAAGTAAAAACATCGAAAATATTACTACCGAGACACCTAAACAAAGAGAACCCATTAATCGAAGCAGATCGCGACAAGGAATTCGAAAAACACAATATTCTACACTTCAAAGATCTACAGAAATATCCTCTTCAATTACAGATGATAAATCCGATACGGTTGACAGAATAATCACAGCTAGAAAGGAAAATAATGCTGACAATCAGTTTAGGAGAAGAAGTTCATCAGTTCAAACTGTAGAGGCCGTAGCACCGAAAAAGTTACGAGGTCGTATAAATACGCGACCCAATGCCAGGTCACTTGATCTTGATGTTTCTGGCACAACTAATGGTTTGTCAAGCTTCGAAAAAGAACCCACCACTGCCAGAAATTCAGACTTAAGAAATTCAAGGAAACTGCGTTACAAACAAAGGTTATCGGAAACTGACACCAATTTAACAGGCGAAGGAATCACAGCTTCTAGTGTAGTCGCTCCAGTCAAGTCTAGTCAGAAAAATGAAAGTATTCCTAGTCAATCCGAAATTCAGGCTCCTGTTCAGATTGTATTTGCCGAAACTCAACCAACAATTCAGTCAAGTACGGAAACATTATCTAGTACTCCGGCTAGTACCACGACAAAAGCAACAAAAGTGTTAAAACGACCATTAGCGAGAGGGAAAGTGAATTTTAAACCATCGGCAACTGCACCTAAGGTTCCTTCTACGGACGAAATAAGTGAAGACGACAATTATCCAGAAAGTTTTAAAGCTTTGATTCAGGCAAAAAATGCATCG ACACAAGCGAGCTCTCCAAGCAGTGAGAGTTTGACATTGAAAGCATcacaaaaaatttacaaaacacaTGCAACTTTGTCACAAAGTAACACTGGAACCAGTCAAAACAAAAACTCAAGG TTGCGCCACAAACTAAATACacaagatgaaataaaaaaagatgaaAAGCAGGAAGATAAAATAGTCGTTACTAGTCCCGAACCTGTAAAGGCAAAAAAGCCTGAATTTCGCCCGCGTGGTACTTATAACCCGAGAAGAAGAAAATTGACATCATTCTCTCCAACTACAGTGTCAACGAATTCATTGGACCAAAGTACAGCTAAACcagcatataaatataatagaaaatttaaactgaCCACAACTGAGTCTCCGAAGAAGGAAACCATGGAAAGATCTAGTGTTGAATCTAGCACATCGTTAAAAAAGACTTTTGTAAGGCCAACAGTGTACTATcgaaaaagttttaatagGAAAAGCTCTACCACAGAACGTTCGTCTGAGGAAAAATCCACTAACTCAGAAGTCTCAAATTTAAAACCCAAAATAGTACCAAGAACGTCATATTATTCacgttttagaaataataaaaacaaaacatcatCTGTTGAAGCTTCAAAAGAAGTtatcaatgatactatatccGTAGAATCGAAAACAGAAGACAATGCTGAGATGCCACTAATTTATACACTGTTAAATAATTCCGCGAAAAATAATACTCTTGTATCAGAAAACCAAATAAAGGATAATGAAAGCAaggaaatgtttattattgcaGTGACTAGTAAAGAATCTCAAGAGCAAAACATTGTAAGTGAGACTGTAAATGCCATCGAGGAAAATGGACATAAACTTGTGATTAGTGAAAACCCTACAACAGTCAAGTATCACGCAATTTACAAAGATCCAGACTCTATAAACCGTTTAGAAAACGTAGAACCTACATCTGGGAGTACAACGCCTATTGTCAGAAATCTTCAAACAGGAAGAACAACGCGTAAACGTACTAAATCATATGAAAAGGATATAGATATTCCGAACACAGTTACTCCAAAGAcgcgtgaaaaaaatattagaaaatatggCGACTCCTATTTAAAACCGTCAGAAGAACTATCCAGTGTT ATATCATCTGAGCCTGATAAAGTGAAAGGCAGATTTAGCTCCAAATTTAGAGCTTCTTATTTAGATAAACCATTTTATAAGCCTACAGTTCCATCTGTAACATCAACTACAACT GTAGAGGGAGAAGAAATTGACTTAGGGCCAGACGTGAATGCTATCTCTTTCACTAAGACACGGAGTAAACTTACCTCAGCGGACTTGAAACTTTCAGAGAGTCTTGTCAAACCATCACATATTATGAACGTTGAGGCTACACATCACTCACCGTCAGTTACAGTATCAATATTTGATGCTTTAGCTGAGATTCTTACTTCTACACCCAAACCACGATTATCCTCAACAACAGAAGTATCgcaaaatcaaaatactaataatgATGTAGTAAAACCATTCAACGGCGTGAGTAACAgtattaatgtaaatagtGTCAAAGGCTTTGCGAGTCAAGACACAACAAGTGCTGGTGCCAACACAAATGCTAAACTTGTACAGAACACTGACCAGACACAAAATGTGATTAATCGTTTGTCGGTTGGGGAAAGTACACAACCACTAAACACAGAAGATGGAAAATTTAATCCTGTGAATACATTACCATCTACTCCTTTATCTACTCCCACTCCCACTACTCCTATTTCTGCCAGAAGACCATTTGCCATAAAGGTATTATACTCTGAACAATCTACAGACCAATCTACGACTGCACCTGAACCTACACCAGTTAACATGGCATCGACTGACCTTCCAACAACGGTACATAATACTGTGtctgatattttaatatccagTAATAATATAGTTTCCTCTGAACTAACTAGCATGTTGTcgaataacattaaaaatattatagaaaatatggACAGTGATAGTAAAACTAAACTATCAATGGACATGGCTAAGTTGTTAAAGACACTAATTCCTAGGGCATTAGATAAACTTGCGACCGGAGCTGACAATGTAGACATTATTCCAAATACTACTCCTTACAGTTTGGAAGATATTAAAGATActcaaaatatagatattacaaataatattgatataaatactaGTAGTACCAATATCGTCCAAAATGTAATGAGCGacattattgtaaatactGACAGCAGTATTGGAATGACAGTTAGTCTCACTGAAAATCCCACATCAGCTGTAAATAGCCCAGTAAATACACAACAAACCACTAGCACAGTATCTGTTTCTAGTAGTCAGACGACTTTAACTACTGACATAATGACAGCAACAACTGGTACAACAGCAGAGTTCAAACCAAGTACAACTAATCAAATCAGTAGTACGACATCGTCTGCACTACAAGGTACAGATTCGGTAGATATAAACAGTAGTACAATAGCTAACAGACCCGTACCTATCccatttttgtcaaatttccGTTTATGGGAAGAAACCACAACAACTCCTGTTATACCGATTTCTACTTTATCCCTACcctcaattaataataatcggCCAAAACAGAATCTATCTCCTCTTCAAATATGGGTATTGTCTAAAAAAGCTAGAGTTTTGAAGATGATAGAGGACTTAATCAGACAACACAACAACGAAATAGCGACAGCGACTCCTGTAACCGACTTGATTCAGACTAACAATATTCCACTCTCTAATCGATTgactaaaataatgaattcatTTACTTCAACAACTGAATCAAATGATTCGACAAATGAGACAAATGATCCCACGTCTTCCACAACTATTCCTTCTTCTGTTAATCCTTTGACGATTTCAAAAACACCCAATATGGCCTCTAGCAGTACAAATTCTGGAGTTGATCAAGAAACGATTTCAACAACGACATTACCCTTAGCGACTACAAGCGAAACTTCAGTTTTATCACAAATTGGTGCTATAGAAACTACAACCATggcaacaatattaaataatattgaaagtacCACTATTACTTCCACAACAGATGAGATATTACAAACCACagataagattttaaatagaaatattgatGATGCTCAGCCAACGACTCAACAAGAAAATACGGAAACTACTACAGATTCAATGGTCACAGAAACAACCACACAAACTAACATTGACACTACAATGCTTGATATCGAAACAACGACAGATTCAAATACCGAAAGTAGTAATAAATCTTCTACAAATGAAACTaatcaaaacataatttcaagCATTCAGAACAGGGTTAGTGATACAACAATCCCgaaaaaagattatttcatttttggaATTTTACCTAATAATACAGTG ATCTCTTCATCGGCACTTAATATAAAAGATAGCAGTTCATTGGGTATAACAACTGCCACAAATAAGTCGCCCGCTGAAAAAAGCACCGCCTCGCATGTATTAAGTTTACGCACAACAACAATGCTACCTTCCGTTGATGAGATTCTGCTTAATAGTATATCTACGGCCGCTAAAGAGGAAATGGTTATATCGTCAATGACAAGTTCTACTCATGAACCGAGAATATTAACACTGGATATTGATCCGGAg ACAAAACAAATACGAACTGAAAAACCTAGTGATGGTACTGGAAGTGcagtattcaaatttattccaATAGACGAAGTAACATTAGCTCCACAAAATTCAAATGTGTTGAAACTGGCTACCAAGACAGTAACAACCGATATATCAATGAATACTGCTTCAACTGTCACAGAGACAAATACACAAACTCCTCAAGTTCAAACTAGTAAGGCTGAAGATGCAACAACATCAATATCTATTACAATGGGAACTCCGATCATAACAGAAGTAACTGAAAGTTCCACGTCGGCAACAACTATAACAACAACTACATTTGCACCTGCAATTACAACAACAGAAGCACCCACATCAGTATTTGCGTCAACCACAAGAGTTCCTACAACAAGTACCACGGAATCAGCTCCAATCACTTTGACTACTGAGGCTGCAACAAATATGCCTACGACAGTAAGTTCAACATTTCCACCGACAACGATACCAATCTCAACAATCACAGCTGAAGAAAAGAAACGTTATCAAGAAGATACTCAATTTTTACAACAATTGTTATTAGGAACAACAGATCCCAAAAACTTTAACATACAAAGCAATTCAAACTTGTTCACTGACTTAACAACAACAGCGTTGCCATCGACTACAGTTGTATCTTTATCAGCCAGACAAATTGAAGAAGCAAAGTTGTTGCAAGCACTTCTTTCAGCTGGTCAAAATCCTATAGTCACAAATACACAGAGAAATGTTAAAGGTACGGTTAGTAAAACAACAACATCAAGGTCAATAGATGCCGATTTAAAGCAGCTGGAAGaagatacaaaatttttaaaagcgCTCCTTCAAGCAACAGGGCAAAATCCTGCCAACTTCAATTTGCCTACATTTGAcattaaaacaacaacaagagCAGCAGTACCTAGTACTACAACAACTACAACTACTACTAGACCAACAACTACTACAACTGTGCCTACAACAACATTAGGAACAACAACTTCAATAGATGCAGatattaaaaagttgaaaGAAGATACTAAACTACTGCAGGCTCTTTTACAAGCGGTTGGCCAAAATCCGATTAACAATCCCAGTCCTCCCATTATAACTGGAGTGACGTCAAATGTGAGAATAGCTTCAAATCCATTGACTACATCTTTAGGATCCAACCCAACGACGCCAATAAATGTGCGGCCTGTTTATACATCGCAAAGTACAACACAGGCTCCTCCACAAACTTTAGTTCCTAGAACCGTTTTAAATACGTTGCAGCCTACAACTACAGAAGCTGTTAGAATATCTACCACTATTAATCCTAGAAGACCAACTACGACCAGAAGCGTGCGTCCTACAACTGTGTCTGCTAGAAAAGCACAAGTCTCAGGTGGGGCATCTACTACTGAAATGCCAAGTACCTCAACATTCTCCGTTGAAGAGGATCTAGtgtttttaaagaatttg aaatctGTTCTAAAAGCAAATCCTAACAACGATGATCCAGAAGCAGCACTTGCTAATCGTATCATTGCTCTAGCTGTAGAAAGGAGCTTGAACGAAATACAAACTGGTACCAGTCCCGACGTCCGAACaggaaaaaaaatagctaATAATGTAAACAACGTAATTCCAACCACAACTCCACGAACAACTACAGCACGCACGACGTCGACTACTACAACCACGACAACAACAACTACTACACCAAGTACTACGACAGTTATAGCGAGTAACCCGTCATTAGAGGCAGACATAAAACAATTCCAAGAAGACACGAAACTACTACAAGCACTTATCAAAGCGACGGGCCAAGACCCATCTCAATTCAATATACCTACTCTACCACCACTTACCAATGTTAAAGTAAGTCCTAATATTAAACCAGAGATAAATACAGATTTGAAAGTACTTTCGAATTTGCTTACATCGCCATCGCCACTAACAGAACAATTTGACTCTATAACACAAAAACCTAAAAGAGGACAAACGAAATATAATGATACGACTGACCTGCCTTTTGGTGCAAAAATAGCTGTGAAAGATGACTTACAGACTGTACAAGATGACgcaaagttattaaaaactcTGGTGAAATTGCAGGACGTCCGGCCGACAACTACACAAAGGAACAAATTAGCTCTTACAG GTCACACATCAGACGAAGCTCTAAAGAAATTACTGCAACAGCAGTCGCCAAAGTCAGGCATGGTGTCCGAAGCGACCCAACCACCTATGTCGCTGAGTACGGAGTATGGGAAGAGCAATGACGCGTTACTGGCAGCGTTGCTCAAAGAACAGGGGTTCGGTCCCACCACGGCAAGTTCTTCTGATGAACAAATCAGACTATCT GCTTTACTGAACCAAGTGGTGGTAACACCGAAGGCCAGACGGACTACGACACCGCCTCCACCACCGCCGCCAAGGAGGCCTATCTTAGATGGGTTAGCGTGGCTCTGGCAGCAGTGGAGGGAAACAGCTCCAGGTCCCACCGCGGCCAGGCCTAATAGAAGACCTAGCCCTTCTGCAAGTCCATCAGTAGCTACATCTGCAGCCACAAGCAATAGGGTCAACTGGTTCGGCTCAGGACCTTTCGTCGGCAATGCTGAGGATAAACCATCACCCAACAGA ATACCCCTGGAGCCCCCTGGCGCGGTGACGTCAGAGCAGACGCCAGGGAGAGGCCAGCTGGTGTCAGCTGCTATCAATGTGACGAGAGCCTTCTCTCAATTCCTAGGAGCCGCCATTCAG GGCGCAGCTCAGACGGTGCAGAGCGTGATCCGAGCGGGGCAGCGCGCGGCGTCGGACGTGTATGTGAATGGCTCGGGTGGATCCGGATAA